The Acomys russatus chromosome X, mAcoRus1.1, whole genome shotgun sequence genome segment tttttttaaaaaatagctgggcacattggtacacacctgtaattccagcacttgggagtcagaggcaggctgatccctgagttcgaggccggcttgtggtgcacacttttaatcccagaggcagccagatcgcttgtgaattccaggccagcctggtctacagaatgagttccagaacagccagggccacacagagaaaccctgtctaaaaaaataataataaataaaaaacctagTATAAATGATCCCCTGtgagaaaaatgttaaaactccattaaactaaaaaaacaaaaaacccaaaaaataaaaacaaacaaaaaaaactccattAAACTGCAGGTGGTGCTCTAGTTACTGCAGAAACCATGGCTTTCTTGCAGTACactcaataaagtgctgttttttaaaaaacatcattaaaatatttttttaaaaactctgaacacaaagccgggcgtggtggcgcacgcctttaatcccagcactcgggaggcagaggcaggcggatcgctgtgagttcgaggccagcctggtctacaaagcgagtccatgatggccaaggctacacagagaaaccctgtctcaaaaaaccaaaaaaaacaaaaaaaaaaaaaacaaactctgaaCACATGAAGACACATTTCATAAACCTTTGATGAAACAAATACATACTTTTTGGTAAAAACcctttcaagccgggcgtggtgatgcatgcctttaatcccagcactcgggaggcagagcaggtagatcgctgtgagtttgaggccagcctggtctacaaagggagaccaggacagccagtgctacacggagaaaccttgtctcgaaaaaccaaaataaataaataaataaaataaaatagaaaattaaaagttaaaaaaaaattaaaaaaagaaagaagctggatggtggtggcacacacctataatcccagcactcagggaggcagaagcagatgaatctctgtgagttcgaagccagcctggtctacaaagtgagtccaggacagccaaggctacacagagaaaccctgtctcaaaaaacaaacaaacaaaaagagcatgCTCTGTTCGTGTAGTTGTTGTAGTGGACCCAAGGCCAGTTCCTATTACAGATGTTGGAGttacaacaatctgtaactccaactccaagggattCAAGGGTATCTTCCTCTGGCTGGCCTCTGTAGAGATacatagtttctctctctctctctctctctctctctctctctctctctctgtctctctgtctgtctctcctctcacacacataGAAAATTAGATATAAAAGTAGTTTAAAATGATGTGTATGAGTATACTTGACTATTCAAACCAGCATTATAAATAGCTCACAAAGAGAAGTACCCCATGTCCATCAGTAGATAAGTAAGGTTCAGActtgaagcagaaaaggaaaggtttggggatttaactcagaggtagagcacttgcttagcattcTTGAGACACTGGATTCCATGTCGAACATTGcgataaaaacaatttaaagtaagcttcggGGCTTGGGGTATATCTCAGTTGATGGCGGGTTTGTGtaacagccttgaactcttgtttttttttttttttttttttttttttttgttttgttttgtttttcgagacaaggtttctctgtgtagccttggccatcctggactcactttgtagaccaggctggcctcgaactcacagcgatccgcctgcctctgcctcccgagtgctgggattaaaggcgtgcgccacgaacTCTTGCATCATACAAATGGGTGGTCAGGTCACCGTGCTGCACTGTGATTCTAGTAGCCAGGcgctagaggcaggaggattagcaGCAGAGCAAAGCCATCCACAGGTGCAGAGctagttagaggacagcctgcacTACAGGACATCTTGtttcaaaacatacaaacaaaacacccaagagtTCCAGGGCTCCGGAGATGGGCATTTGTGTTGGTTGCTTTAACAATGGGAACTTGTTTTAACGCTTATCACTCAACTCAATGCTTTAAAATCACACTCTATGATTGTCGTATTGTAAAAATACGGTTtgggtctttgtttctgtttggtggAAAGTAACTCCTAAAGTCCTTGGAATATTCAAAATGATGATTACCTTTTTATATGCTAATGATTCGCTGTTGACTGACCACCTCTTGGTAGCTTCAGGGTGGAGGCTGGGTGACCAGGTGCGAGATGGAATTAGAGAGCTGGAACTTGGGCCCCACCCCCGACTTCGCTAGAGACTAGCTAAAGGCAATGTTTAGGATCCACGGTTATAATGAATTGTGTTCATAAACTCAGGCCAAAAAGGGGTAGATTCAAAAGGGTTCTGCTCAGCTGGACACACAGTAGTCCTTGAGTTTGGCACCCCTAGAGAGAAGATGAGATCTCCTTGTCCCTGCCGCCATCCCGGGTCCATGGCTTCCTTTGGTGTTTGGTAGCATCTATTTTGACAACTAGGTAAGCATAGGTAACGTATCAATAATCAAACTGAGGAGGGGCTTGGGGAAGCTGTTCATAGCATGTCGACCACACGCAAGGACTTCTTGGAGTTCACTAATGGCGTGCTATCCGCCTGCCCCTTTCACCAAACCCTCTACcactggaggagggggagaggggagaaagaaaaaaaggaaaatcaccaAGTCTTTGTAATTAGCATGGGGAGTGGCGGGGGCAATCAATTGGCACTGAGGTCACAGGGGCAAGATAATGTTATGTCCAAGTACATTGTGAGAGGGTAGAATTGACTAGCAGCCACCAACCTATCTGGTAACTGGTAGAAGGCATCTGGGCACAAGTTTTCTGTTCTGCATAGAGAACATAAGGGGCTCTGAATCAGGCTTTCCCTCTTATAGTCTCAAGATAATTAAGATGTTAaatttcagtgtgtttattttataacaaatcttttttgttttgttttgttttttgagacagggtctctctgtgtagccttggctgtcctagactccctttgtagaccaggctggcctctaactcacagcaatccactagcctctgccgctctagtgctgggattaaaggcgtgcgccaccacacccagcctataaCAAAtcttaaatgaacatttttacaAAATCATTAAGATCTGGGGGTAGGTCAGTTGGTAGAAAGCTTGAAACCCGCCTGGGTCTCTCTAGTGTCTGTGACTATAGGCCCTCACCACCCTGGTTTCCCTGTTACTatctttttctatgtttttctgtctctctcttctcccttttgtttttccttcagtgCCCTTTCCCTGAGCACGTGAGCAGAGTGACTGCCACTCTAGACAAGTGGCAGCCCATACTGTTCTTTCTTGATtatctacatctttttttttccaagacagggattctctgtgtagccctggctgtcctggaacttgtgctgtagaccaggctggccttgaactcagtgatctgcctgacttgtatctggagtgctgggaccatTTGAGGACAGTAATTTACACTTcagaaagatggaatctcagtgcaattttgatttgcttttccctgatagCTGAAGACactgaactttattttctgttgtgttttgttcagAGAGGGTCTTATGAtgtgggcctggaactcactaggtaagACCAGGCCTGtttcacagagacagtaagaccTGCAGCCTGGCAAGGTGTGAAACTTTTCACAATTAATGTTCATTTGTGCTTCTTTTGAAAAGGTTCTGCTTAGGTGAGCATCATGAGGCTTATTCTAGCCTATTTCTTTCCCTATTTACCTTTTCTTCACTTCAAACGTATTAAGACTTTAGCAGCACAAAAAGCCCCTGTTTGTGGAGTACCCCTCTGTTCAAGTCTGGGAATCCATTCATGCTCTTTTGCACAGAAACCAGGTACTGTCCTCCCTGGGATCCAGAAAGCCCAACTTGAGTGTTGCCAAGTGCAGTCAAGCCAGGCATCCAGCGGACTAAGCTAAGCAGAGAGCCACTTCCAAATTGCATAGGTTGAGCTGCACCCTGGTGGTAGAAACTAGGAACTGGATCCTAGGGTTAGGGAAAGTGCCCCTCTTGGAGCAGGGATGGGCCCCAGGGGATGGATACTTTTAAGGGTGAAGGGCTAGGCCTGAAATTGGCCCAGATCAAGTCTGCAGGCTGTCAAGAACCAGGCAATTGGTGAGGGGCTTGCTATGGCAAGGCCCAGGCAGATACTCAGGGAGGGTCTATACCAGTCTTAGAGAGCAGCACAGAAAGTTGGGAAAAGGAGAgtaggctggggtgggggttggactCAGCACCTTAAGGAATTCAGCATGGAAAACCCCAGGTGAGGACCTTAGATCTGGACAGGAGAGTTTGTTACCCAAAGGTTAcagggccagtgtgtgtgtgtaggggggtggaGGTTGTATAGGAGCCCCGATACTTTGGGTATGATGGAATCTTGTCCATCAGAGCactgcagcagctggaatccaCAAACCCAcaaccatccctccctccctagagGCCACATTGCTTTGCTGGGTGCTGAGTTGCTCAAGCAGGAGGTGTTGCAACTCCCATTACTGAGGGCCACCGGGCTCTTGTTGGGCCTTTCTGAGGCCCTAGGAACTGTACCTTTGTCTCTAGGTACACCAGTTTTAGATGGAAGGATGTTTCCATTTCCTTGCAGAATTCATATATTATCCATGAGCCCATTTGTACTGCAGCAGTCACAGTGGAAAACCCAGTTCTCTGAAAATTTCTTTGCCTCCATATGGCATTTGGACCCCAGCAGAGACATTGTTTATCTCACCCAAGTAGGGGTTTGCACAGAATGTCAGAACCTGGGAGATGTCCATTCAGTATAATCTTTCCCATACCTCTGCTCTCCCCAAATGAGAACTCTATTTCTGGACATACTGTAGTCATCATTAAGAAacaaactgggggctggagagatggctcagaggttaagagcactggctgctcttccaaaggtcctgagttcaattcccagcaaccacatggtggctcacagccatctataatgagatctggtgccctcttctgatgtgcaggtatatatgtaatggaaaaaaaaaaaaaaaaggaaaagaaagaaagaaaaaagaaacaaactgggAGCCCTACGTGGTgatatacgcctttaatcccagcactccagaggcaaaggcaggtggatcttggtaagtttgagaccagcctggtctacagaatgagttccaggacagccaaggctacatagagaaactttgtctcaaaacaaacaaacaaaatgggttgtccatggctcagctggtaaaggtacttgcccTAGAGCCTAAGTCATAGAAAACCAGCATGGTGGAAGGACCGACCCTggaaagtcatcctctgacctgcacatgtcACACTATGGCATGTGTACTCCCTCCCAacaaatgagtctttaaaaaaaatgtggacaACTCCCCCTGCCAATTTAGCCATGCCATGGtagcctatgcctttaatcccagtactctggcaggcagatctgtgagttcgaggccagcctggactacaaagaaatttccaggacagccaaggctacacagagaaaccctgtctccaaaaaaaaaaaacaaaaacaaaaacaaaaacaaaaatctgtaattccagcatttgggagacagaaggctcaggagttccaggtcagtctagACTATAATAAAACTGGTGCCCCACAGCACTTAGGAAGCTTTGGTAGGATCAGCTCACAGACAAGCCACAGTTCCATagcaagctggaggccagcccaggctaccctgtcttgaaaaacaaacagcaagcaaGGTGTGgaagcacactcctttaatctggaggcagaagacaggctgatctctgagttcaaggctagtctggtttaCAACCTGAGTTCCAAGGCAGTcaggtctataaagtgagactctatctcaaaaaacaaaacaagaagccgggcgtggtggcctttaatcccagcactcaggaggcagaggcaggcagattgctttgagttcgaggccagcctggtctacaaagcgagtccaggatagcaaaggctacacagagaaaccctgtctcgaaaaaataaaaagcaaaaacaaaaacaccaaaacaaaacaagcataagAACATAAAGTGgatagggagacagagaagatatggaggagttggagaaggaaaaaatactttcaaaaatatgtatgaagaaatgtaaagaaatccAGACACCTCCAAGCATGAGGTAGTGACAGGAGATGGACACAGggcatctttttgttgttttcagaaaGCAGTCCCCCCCTGATTGCTGGACCTCTACTCCAGAGCTGTTCTAAAGCCACATGGCTTggggacttttgtttttgttttttgagacagggtttctctatgtagccttggctgtcccggattcactttgtagcctcaaactcacaactatctgcctgtctctgcctcctgagtgctgggattaaaggcatgtgccaccacacccagctggagatttttttaaataaatgaaactttaaaaaatattcaaaaaggggtttttgcttttacttttgtttttcgagacagggttctatgagttacagccctggctgtcctagaacacactctgtaaacaaggctggcctcaaactcactgagagccatctgcctctccttcctgagtgctaggatcaaaggcacgcaccaccatgcccagggaaaaggcttttttttttttgagacaaggtttctctgtgtaacagagccctggctgtcctggactctcttgatagaccaggctggcctcaaattcacagagatccacctgcctctgcctcctgagtgctgggattaaaggcgtgcatcaccatgcccagttaaggctattttttaaaaaactatttatttattatgtatataatgctctgcctgcatgtacacctgcacgccagaaaagggcaccagatctcattatagatggttgtgagccactatgtggttgctgggaattgaactcaggacctctggaagaccagacctcttaacctttgagccatctctccagctgccccctaaggctattattttaaagactaattTCCTAGTCTCTACAAAGGGAGCTTATGCAAGGAGGTTTGGTGTCTGGAGTACgtatacataacatacatatgcACCCAGCAGTCCTTGAGTTCCTGCATTTCTTCCCCAAGTGTGTTTGATGTATCTCTAGGCCCCTAACCATGTTTATTCATGTGCCTAATGCCTATCTTTCATATCTTTGTCTCTACCTTCATTCTGTAAACCTTTACTAGAGGCTGCTGTGGTAGCATCAGACAAGTAAGTCCAGCTTGGACAACATAGTGAGGACTTTGCTTCTTTCCCCCATCCTCAGCAGAACCCCTTCAGTGTGGAACTCAAGACCTAGACTTCCAATGTCGTCCTCCTGCGGAGAGAGAGGGTGGTCTGGGTGACTGAAGGAGTGCATATAGACATTTCAAATCTGGCTTTAAACATTCATCAGGGTGCCACACGAAGATCTGGGGTTAAAGATTGTTACATGTGTGAGGCTGAGGTACcctgagagacagacaaaaaagGGGACCCATGTGACAAGGCTGCTGGGgtgcccccacccctaccacagAACAAGGGAGTAGAGCAGAGGCCCTCTCTGAAGGGCTCAGGGCTATGTAGGAGCCAGTCCTCCCTTGGAGGTAGATCGTCCAGGAGGGAACTGAGGAGCAGCTCCCACGATGGCAGGGGCAGGCAGCGGGTTCCTCAGTGGTACTGCTGGTAGTTGGGATAACCTGGGGCCGGAGCTCCCTCTTTAGGGGTTAGCTGGTTGGGGTCCTCCAAGAatgggggtgctggagaggggAGAATGAGGTAATGAGATGAGGAAGGGTGCAgaaggcagacagtgctcttggcTCTCCCTGATCATTGCCCACCAGGTCCTCACCATTGCGAAACTGCTGGGCAGTATAGCGAGTAAGAAGGATGCCAACACCCTCGATGAGGGCCAACAGGATGCCCCCCATCATCGCAGAGCCCACCATGGCTAGTGGACcacctggaggcagaaagagacagagctgAGGAAAGGCAAGCAGCACCGGgaaagggctggggctgggggctgaaGGCACTCACTGCGTGCAGCCAGCACTGCTCCAGTCAACGCTCCACTGGTGATGGAGTTCCAGGGGTCTTCCTTGCCCCGCAGCCGTACAAGGCCACAGTCAATGGTGGAAAATAGGCCTCCCCACACTGCAAAGCTACCTGTAGGGGGATAGGGTCCTAGTCAGTAATTCCCAGCAATTCTGAGACTCCACAGATTTCAACATCTGGGAACTTCCAAGGTCTGAAGATTGCCCAGGGAAGGCGCAATCTGTGActgcagatgtggctcagtggtagagtgcttacctagggttcttttttttttgggtaaagatttatttttattatttatacagtactctgcctgcatgtacatctgcctgtcacaagaaggcaccagatctcattacagatggttgtgagccaccatgcagtttctgggaattgaactcgggacctttggaagagcagacagtactctaaacctctgagccatctctccagcccttacctAGGGTTCTTTGGATTCTcagtaaacacatacacatgcacacaatacatacataaataaataaacaaataaataaaaatagatagctacactcaagaggcagaggcagacagatcactgtgagtttgagtcccggacaggcaaggctacacagagaaaacctgtctcaaaaaaccaaaccaaaccaaaccaaaacaaccaaccaaacaaacaaaaaaccttaacaTGATAAGATATTACataagtaaatcaataaacaaacaaacatgactaAGATAtggtataatcccagcacctaggaggtgCAGGCACAAGG includes the following:
- the Timm17b gene encoding mitochondrial import inner membrane translocase subunit Tim17-B, whose product is MEEYAREPCPWRIVDDCGGAFTMGVIGGGVFQAIKGFRNAPVGIRHRLRGSVNAVRIRAPQIGGSFAVWGGLFSTIDCGLVRLRGKEDPWNSITSGALTGAVLAARSGPLAMVGSAMMGGILLALIEGVGILLTRYTAQQFRNAPPFLEDPNQLTPKEGAPAPGYPNYQQYH